The following DNA comes from Acholeplasma equirhinis.
AAAAGCCATTAAATCAGAATAAGATAGTGTTTCCGCTTTAATAAATCCTCGTTCAAAATCTGTATGAATAATACCAGCTGCTTGTGGAGCTTTTGTACCGTCAACAAATGTCCATGCACGTGTTTCTTGCGGTCCACATGTAAAGTAAGTCTTAAGACCTAACAATTCATAACCTTTTTGAATAACTGAATCAAGACCTGATTTTTCTAAACCATAACCTTCTAAGAACATTGCTTGTTCTTCTGGTTCAAGTGTTGAAATTTCATATTCAACTTGTGCACTAATTGGAATCACATCAATTCCAGAACCATGCGCTTTAGACTTAAGTTGTTGAAAGAATGTATTTGTTTCTGGATTTTTTAAATCCGCTTCTGAAAGATTTGCAATATAAAGATTTGGTTTTAATGAAAGTAAATTCATACTCTTAATGGCAGCACGTTCATCATCTGTTAAGTCTAACTTGTCAGCAGGAACATCATTTTCAATCATCTCTTTAACTTTGGTTAAAGCATCAAATTCAAGAATTGCTTGCTTATCTTTAAGTTTTAATTGCTTTTCAAGTCTAGGTAATCTTTTTTGAATGGATTCTAAGTCGGCAAGGCGTAGTTCCATTTCAATAATTTCTAAATCACGAATAGGATCAATTTTACCCTCAACATGGGTAATATTTCCATCTTCAAAACAACGAATAACATGTGCAATTGCATCGACTTGTCTAATGTGGCTTAAAAATTGGTTACCTAAGCCTTCACCACTAGCTGCACCTTTTACCAATCCTGCAATATCAATGAATTCAATTGCAGTTGGGATAATCTTTGCAGACTTATAAATTGAAGCTAATTTTTCTAATCTTTCGTCCTTAACTTGAACGACACCAACATTCGGATCAATTGTCGCAAATGGATAATTTGCAGCTAAGACGCTTGATTTTGTGATGGCATTAAATAGTGTGGATTTACCAACATTTGGTAATCCAACGATTCCTATACTTAACATAAGCATTACTCCGTTAAAAAAGGCTTACGCCTTTTAGTTATTTTTTGGTTAACCAAATAGGCAATGTTCTTTCTTTTGCCTCTTTAGTTTTAGATTGTTCATCTAAATCTTTAACAGTTTCTAAACCATCTTTAGTAATTTTAACTTGTTCAGTTGTATTTTTTCTAAAGAGTGATCCAACTAAATCTTCAACTGTATTTTCTTTTGCTCTAAGTTCATAACCAGTTGCAATAATTGTAACGATCATTTCATCATCTAAATCAACGTTAACTGTATGCCCATAGATAATATTTAAATCATATTCTGTTGCATTTCTAACTTCTGTTAAAGCTTCTTCAATTTCAAATAATAAGACATTAGGTCCTGTTGTAATATTAACGATAGCATCTGTAGCACCATCAATTGTAATTTCAAGTAAACTTGAATGAATTGCTTTTCTTGCAGCTTCAATTGCTCTGTTTTCACCAGATGCGATACCGATACCCATTAAAGCTGTACCTTTATTTTCCATGACTGTTCTGACGTCTGCAAAGTCAACATTAATCATACCTGGGACAGCAATGATTTCTGCAATACCTTGCACACCTTGGCGAAGAATCTTATCCGATTCTCTAAATGCATCTAAAAGTTGCATTGTGTGGTCAGCAATCGTGAATAAACGTTCATTTGGAATAACGATTAAAGTATCAACATTTGGTTTTAATTCTTCAAGACCCATAATTGCATGTTGCATTCTTAAAGGTCCTTCAAATTTAAACGGTTTAGTTACGATACCAATGGTTAAAATACCCATTTCTTTTGCGATTTTTGCAACGATTGGTGCAGCACCAGTTCCGGTACCACCGCCCATACCTGCAGTAATAAACACCATATCCGTGTTAGATAAAACTTCTCTGATTTCAGATTCAGATTCAAGTGCAGCTTGACGACCAACTTCAGGTTTTGCACCTGCACCTAATCCACGAGTAAGTCTTTTTCCTAATTGAATACGTTCATCTGCTCTAGATACCTTAAGTACTTGAGCATCTGTATTCATCGCAACATAGGATACCCCTTTAACATCGTTTTCGATCATACGGTTAATGGCAGAATTACCTCCACCCCCAACACCTATGACTTTAATAACGGGCTTTTGATTAAATTCGTCTGACATGCCAAAAACCATGATATCCCTCCTATTAATCTAATTGTAATCTATTTTTAATAAAAAATAAAGATTTAATACTTAACTTGCGGATAATTCGTTTTTGCATAGAATTCTTTTTTGAAGTCAAGTAATCTATCTTCTTTAATAGCTTGTCTAATTTCTGCCATTAAATGCTTTAGGTAAGCCAAGTTTTGAATGGTGAGGATTCGCATCCCTAAGATTTCTTCGGCTTTGAACAAGTGTCTAATATAACTTTTTGAATATTTAGAAATACTTGTTGGTAAATTTGGATCTAAGGATTCAAAATCCAATTCATACTTTTGATTTTTCACTTGAACCTTACCAATAGTGGTGAGTGCTGAACCGTGTCGTGCGTTTCTAGTTGGTAAGACGCAGTCGAACATATCGACTCCATTTATCACATTTTCTAATAAATCTTCTGGTGCACCAACACCCATTAAATATCTTGGTTTATCAAATGGTAAGATTGGGTTTAAGAATCTTGTCATTTCATACATTTCTTTTTTAGTTTCACCGACTGATAATCCACCAATTGAATATCCTGGGAAATCAAGTTTCATGAGTTCTTCTGCACAAAACTTTCTTAAATCTTGATTTAAACCACCTTGTACAATTCCAAATAAAGCTTGATCAGATTTTAATGCATTTTTGCCACGTTTAGCCCATCTGATTGTTCTTTCAACAGATTTCTTCATATAATCATATGATTCATATGGTGGTGGACACTCGTCAAATGACATAATAATGTCTGCACCTAAATCTTCTTGAATTTTAATCGCATCTTCTGGTGATAAAAATAAAGGAGCTCCACTCTTATGATGTTTAAATGTGACACCTTCTTCTTTAATGTCACGAATTTTAGCAAGTGAAAACACTTGAAATCCACCTGAGTCGGTTAATAATGCACCGTCCCATTTCATAAATCCTCTAATACCACCATGTGCTTTTACAATTTCATTGCCTGGTTGTTGCCAAAGGTGATAAGTATTTGAAAGGATTAATCCTTCACTAACTTCTTTAATTTCTTCTGGAGTTAATGTTTTAACAGTTGCTAACGTTCCAACAGGCATAAAAATAGGTGTTTCAAATACACCATGTGGGGTAGTTAATCTGCCTAATCTAGCTCCACTTTGCTTACAAACATGTAAGACTTCATACTTTATCAAATAAATCACCTTCCGTGCTTGAAATTATATCATAATATGATAAAATTAAACAGGTAAAAAGCGGTATCCTAGTAAAACCCGCTCTAAAAAAACGAGGAGACAAATATGACAAACAAATTTACCATTAAAGACCTGATTACTGAGGTCACAATTGCAGCCATCTACGTTGTTTTAGTGTTGGCTTTTTATTTTATGAGTTTTGAAGCGATTCAATTTAGAATTGCTGAAATTATGTTAGTTCTTGTGTTTTTTAATAAAAAGCACACGATTGGTATCGTTACAGGTACGTTTATTGCAAACTGGATTGGTATATTCGGAATTGTAGATGCATTCTTCGGTGCTTCCGCAACTCTACTGGTATGTATCTTTCTAGTAATCTTTAAAAAACATTGGATTCCTGCACTTATCATTTTCCCTGCATTATTAAACGGAATCATCGTATCCATTGAAATTTCATTACTTGCAGAAGTTTGGGATATTTTCGTTGCTAATGTGTTATGGATTGCATTAGGTGAACTTGTAGTAATGATTGTACTTGGTATTCCATTTAAAATGTTAATAGAAAAAATGAAGCTCAATGATACGCTTCATTTAAACTGATTAATTATTTTCTTGTGCACGGTTGCTATTGGATATTTACTAAAATCCGATACTAGTTCATATCCATCAGGTAATTTATTTACTCTACCTTCATATACATCTAAATACCAAACTAGGTGGGTAAAGATGTGTTTAACAGGTTTAAGTTGATTGATTATATTAAATTCAAAACCTAAATCATTCAAATATTGAATGGCATAGTTCAAACTATCTGCTTCTACTTGTATGAATTCATAGAAGCTATTCAATAAATCTTCAGATCTTTTTCTTAAAACAAATTGATCTTGATACTTAAGCACAAAGGAGACGAATTTTGTTTCCTTTTTTTCTTTTAAAGGACTAATAAAAGGATATTTATCAATCGATTTTGTTTGATTAGCCTTACACATATCTTTTAAAGGACAAGTCTCACAAGATGGATTGTATTTTTTACAAACTGTCGCACCTAATTCCATCATACTTTGCGTATAGTCGTGTGGGTTATTAGATGATTCAATTAATCTTTGATTAAATTGATTTAATTTCTTACGATTTTTTTCAAATCTGAAATCATCTTTGAACTGATATAGTCTTGATAAAACCCGAATGACATTACCGTCTGTTGCAGCGTGAGGTTTGTTAAATGAGATTGAAGAAATTGCACCAGCTGTATATGCACCAATACCTGGAATTTTAATGATTTCATCATAACTATCAGGGAATATACCATTAAGTTTTGAAACGACGTATTCTGCTCCTTTTTTAAGCAATTTAAATCGTTTATAGTATCCAATACCTTGGACAATATTTAAAACTTCTTCAAGTGATGCTTCACTTAAATCCTGGATTGATGGATACTCTTTTAAAAATCTATCATAAAAAGGTAGGACTGTTTCTACTTGAGTTTGTTGAAGCATGACTTCTGAGACCCAAATTTTATAAGGATCTTTAGTTTCTCGGAATGGAAGCTTTCTATGATTAAGTTCATACCATTTAAAAAGTGATTGATAGTCCATTTGTCCTCTTATAACTAATTTTTTATTACCTTTACTAATATCTTAATACAATGTTTGAAGATAAGCATTGATTGAAACTTCAAGATCTGACCAAGGAACAATATTTCTCATATTTTTGGCAATTGTTGATACACTTGTACCAGCAATTCTTCCTTGAACTGCTATTAAATAAGCATTTTGAATCTTAATCACTGGCACATCACAAGCTTCATAAATCCATAAAAGTAATTCTGGACTTAATAATTTTGAATAAACTCTTGTTTTTGCACTTTCCGTATATGAAAGTGTTCCTGCTGCAATGCTAGGATACATCCAAGAATCAAAAAAGTGCCATTTTTGATTTGGTGAATGTTGTGATTTATCAACAAGTATTCCTAAACTTTTTGCAAGTGCGATATAACCACCACTTGCTTGTTGGTGATCTTCGATAAACATATCTGATATTGGATAATGTTCATTTTTTGTTTGTAAAAATACTGCAATTTCATACATTGAAATGAATCCGTCATTAATAATAACTTGACCATCTGATGGATTTGTTGGATTTTCAGGATTTTCAACAACTGGAGGTTCTTTTTGAACTATAGATGTCGTTTTAAAGAATCTAATATTATCTAGACCACCATCCCAGTTTGTAGCAGTAAGTGGGTCTTTGTTTACGAATGTAAGTGTAATTTCTTTTTCACCATTTGTTTGTATTTCAAAGTTTCTGACTAAACTAGTACCAGTAATTGTCGTATCTCCAATGACCCAAGCAGTTTTACTTTGTGTTCCTAGTTTTAAATCAACTAAAACTTTATCAAAACCAGTCACATCAATGGTTACTACTTTAGGATCTGGATAGTTACTATTAATTCTCACATAGAATGTATTGTTATCAATTTTCCCTGCTGCTGTTGTTGAAACATTACCAAAACCAGTAACTCTACCAAAAGTTTTTTCTTGAAAATAACCGGTACCCGTACTATATGATTCGAAGTTTTCAACATCAATTAATCCTAAAACATTATCGGAATAAATAAATTCTAAATTGTTATCGTTTTTAACAATCAAATATGCTCTAACTGTAAGATATTTATCGATTGGTAGTGATCTTAAAAATTCATTTGTATGTGCAAACGCTGTTGATGGTATTTTAGTACCATTCTCAATTGTTAATGGTGTAACAAAAGTTTCCGTTACAACTAATCCAGCTTCAACGAATTCATAACCTTCAGTTAACATATATTGTCCCAGATAGGATTTGTGACCACCTCTAAGTGTTAACTCATTTGATAAAACTATGTTAGGGGTTGTTACTAGCCCTTCAACAGATACTAACTTTCTTGGATATATTACTGAAAATTCATAAACTGGTCCAACTGAAACAGGTATTCCATATTCTTCCCAATGGAAACCATCTTCTGCATAAATTGTTTGAACTGAATTATATACATAATATTCTGATTGGCCATCAATGATAATTTCAATATCATCATATTCCATTTCATATTGTGCAACAAATACTGTATCAGAAGTTATCGGATAATCTGGTAAATTAAAACCGGTAAATTTAAATCCGGGTTTTGTTGGTACTGCACCATCATAAGTTGGTAGCAAAGAAAATTCTCCATACAGTGCGTATAAGAATTTCCCATTTGAATCAACAAATGCTGCAACTACCTGCTCTTCTTCTTTTAATATCATAGTAATAGCTGTTGAATGACTTACTAAGAAATTTCTGTTTATTTCTTGACTGTATTCTCCATTAAATATGTGGAATGCATAGCCAGTTATAGCAAATGACATATTGACATGTTCTCCATAATAACCTGTTAGGTTTAATTCAAATGGTTCATTATCTGGAGTTACAACATTAATCTCTATTTCAGTTTGTTCATTTACGGCAAATAACATTGGAGTCATATAGATTCCAATAAATAAAACACTTATAAAACTAAGTGTGGTTAATACGATCTTTTTCATCAGTATTGCACCTCACTTTGATACTGGATACTTTGAGGTAATTTAGTTGTTCCATATAAACTTGGTTTCATAAGTTTAAACATGATTGCTTCAGGTGCCATCATTGTGAGTTTTATTATCCCTTTTATCATAAAAATCTCCTCTATTAAATTATCACTAAATTGAGTTTAACACATTTTAGTCTAATTCTTAGTTTGATGACTCAATTTATATAGTTAATTTCAATTAACCGTTAAAGAAGCTCAACAATATGTGGATGAAGAACAATTTGGTAAAGATTCAATGGAATAAAATAATTTGTAGCGATTAATTTTATGAATGCTCATCCAAAAGGCACTGCAATCATTGCTTCTCTTGAAGATGCTTCAATTGCAATTAAAGAAGAAGCAGGAACTAAAATTTTTCATGACTAGATAAAATAAAACACCTCACGTTACTATCGCTCTTAACAAATAGTACCGATAAGGTGTTTTTTTATACTACATATCGTAACTTGAAATAATTTGAGCAGGTGTTTTTCTTAATAACATTAGCATTGGCATGATACCAATAATAAGATTTGAAAGATATATAAAGAGTGCACCTAAGATAAAGACCATAAAGTCAACTTCAAAGGTTGCAATCGCTGAAAGTGGTGTATTGTTAAATTGACTCATGATAATCATCATTAAGACAAATCCTAAGAAGCTAGATATTGTCGTAATCATGACGATTTCAACTGTAAATGAACCAACAACTTCACGTCGTTTCACTCCAAGCGCTCTGTAAACTGCGATTTCATAAATTCTAGAAAGCATTGAAGATCTCATAACAAAATAGAAAATGAGGAGTGAACCAGCAACTAAGAATCCTGCTGTAATGATATTCGTTGATAATTCAATTTCTATTTGATTTTGGTTATCAATCATTGCTTGTCTTGATGTTAAAGTGATATCATACCCTTTCTCCCTTAAATTTGACTCGATTTCTAATGGATTATCACCATAAATCACGATTCTCACGTTATTATTAAAAATAATCGATTTTTCATAATCTTCTTTAGTTATATTACGGTCTAAGAGTGGTGAATCTGTTAAATCATTTAATGCAACATGGTCGAATGCATAAATACCACGATAAACACTATTTGTAATACCAACAATTTCAAATTCTAATCCAGTTTCAAAATGATTATATGAATTAATAATGATTTCACCTAAAAGTTGTTCAATGCTCCAAATACCAATATCTTTAAAGTTGGTATCACTAAACGCATCACCAGTCGAATAGAAACCTGATGAAACCATAATTTCATTACTGTTTTCAGGTCTTCTACCATAAATAATTTCACTATCATCAACGACAAAATGATACTCAGGAATCATAGAATTATAAATTGCTTTATTTCTTGAACCTGGTAATAGAATTTCAAGACTATATGATGTTTTTAACTCAGGTAGGATGAAGTAATTGGTATTATCACCGATTACTTCCATAATATCATCATATCTATCTTGTAGATTTACTGGTATACCTTCAGAGTTTAACATGTTAATTGCTAGTACTTTTTCATCTTGAGAAATGAATCGTTGATAATCATAATTCAAAATTGTGTAGATATTTAAGAAACTATTTGCAACAAGTGCACCAACGATACCAAAGATAAGCAGCATAAGTTTACCTTTTGCACCAAATTGAAGCACACGTTTAAATGCGATCCAAAAACTCGTTTTTGTAGATATGGTGTAACTCTTTGATTTAGCTACATCTGAATGATCAAGTTTACCAAGATCAAATGTTGTTTCCATCATTTGTTCTCTAGTTTGCTTTTGGAATTTCTCATCTTTCAATTGAATGTGCGAGTCTTTATCAATCAATTGGATCTTATTAATTTCTGAATTAACATCAAGATATAAAGTTTTATTTTTAATGATCAACTTAACAGAAATCGGTGTTCTATCATCCTGATCAGTGTATACTTTAGCATCAAGTACATCATTTTTGACTTCGGATATTTCATTTAAATCTTTAAGATATATGATGTTTTCATTTTTAAAGTCATGATCAGATTGATTATCATTATAACGTTCATTTACAACTTGACCATCTTTAATTTCAATAATACGGTCACCATAGAAATCAGCAATTTCTTTTTCGTGCGTAACTAAAACGACAAGTTTAGTTAATGAAATTTGCTTGATAATATTCATAATTTCAAGCGTATTTTTACTGTCTAAGTTACCTGTAGGTTCGTCTGCAATAATGACTTTAGGATTTTTAACTAAAGCTCTTGCGATGGCAACTCTTTGTTGTTGTCCACCAGATAATTGGGTAGCTTTTTTCTTTCTAAAGCGGTACATTCCAACTTGATTTAGAATATAATTCACGCGTTCTTCGATTGCTTCTTTATCTGTAATCCCAATCATCTTAAGAACAAATGCAACATTATCAAAGACAGATAAATCATTCATTAAGTAATAATTTTGGAAGATATACCCGATATCTTGAGTTCTGATTTTATCCCAAATACCGGGTTTATACCCTTTGATTTGATGCTCATAAAATTGAATGGTACCACGGTCAACTTTATCAAGTCCACCGATTACATTAAGTAATGTTGTTTTACCTGAACCAGAAGCACCAAGTAAGACTACTAAGCCTTTTTCAGGAAATTCCATGGAAACATTATTTAATACATGAATACTATTTCTAGACCCTTTATTAAAGGTTTTATCTAGTTGTGTAACTTTAATCATAATGTTTCCTCCTTACTTTCTTGAATATTCTCAATAATTGAGAATTTGAATGTACGTTTATTAAATCTTCTAGCAAGCCATAGTGTTAGATAAGTGAAAGTTAAGAAAATAATCATATAATCAGTCATGGTAAGAATCGATAGCAATTTATTTACAACAAAGTTAGAATATGAAATTGAACTAAGGATAATCATTGCAATTGCAAATGAAATCATCATGACAATCAATTGTTCAAAAATTACTAACCAACCTAACTTAGATTGATTTGCACC
Coding sequences within:
- a CDS encoding QueT transporter family protein, producing the protein MTNKFTIKDLITEVTIAAIYVVLVLAFYFMSFEAIQFRIAEIMLVLVFFNKKHTIGIVTGTFIANWIGIFGIVDAFFGASATLLVCIFLVIFKKHWIPALIIFPALLNGIIVSIEISLLAEVWDIFVANVLWIALGELVVMIVLGIPFKMLIEKMKLNDTLHLN
- the ychF gene encoding redox-regulated ATPase YchF encodes the protein MLSIGIVGLPNVGKSTLFNAITKSSVLAANYPFATIDPNVGVVQVKDERLEKLASIYKSAKIIPTAIEFIDIAGLVKGAASGEGLGNQFLSHIRQVDAIAHVIRCFEDGNITHVEGKIDPIRDLEIIEMELRLADLESIQKRLPRLEKQLKLKDKQAILEFDALTKVKEMIENDVPADKLDLTDDERAAIKSMNLLSLKPNLYIANLSEADLKNPETNTFFQQLKSKAHGSGIDVIPISAQVEYEISTLEPEEQAMFLEGYGLEKSGLDSVIQKGYELLGLKTYFTCGPQETRAWTFVDGTKAPQAAGIIHTDFERGFIKAETLSYSDLMAFGTPQAAKEKGKVRLEGKDYVVQDGDIMLFRFNV
- a CDS encoding A/G-specific adenine glycosylase, with the translated sequence MDYQSLFKWYELNHRKLPFRETKDPYKIWVSEVMLQQTQVETVLPFYDRFLKEYPSIQDLSEASLEEVLNIVQGIGYYKRFKLLKKGAEYVVSKLNGIFPDSYDEIIKIPGIGAYTAGAISSISFNKPHAATDGNVIRVLSRLYQFKDDFRFEKNRKKLNQFNQRLIESSNNPHDYTQSMMELGATVCKKYNPSCETCPLKDMCKANQTKSIDKYPFISPLKEKKETKFVSFVLKYQDQFVLRKRSEDLLNSFYEFIQVEADSLNYAIQYLNDLGFEFNIINQLKPVKHIFTHLVWYLDVYEGRVNKLPDGYELVSDFSKYPIATVHKKIINQFK
- the tgt gene encoding tRNA guanosine(34) transglycosylase Tgt, whose protein sequence is MYLIKYEVLHVCKQSGARLGRLTTPHGVFETPIFMPVGTLATVKTLTPEEIKEVSEGLILSNTYHLWQQPGNEIVKAHGGIRGFMKWDGALLTDSGGFQVFSLAKIRDIKEEGVTFKHHKSGAPLFLSPEDAIKIQEDLGADIIMSFDECPPPYESYDYMKKSVERTIRWAKRGKNALKSDQALFGIVQGGLNQDLRKFCAEELMKLDFPGYSIGGLSVGETKKEMYEMTRFLNPILPFDKPRYLMGVGAPEDLLENVINGVDMFDCVLPTRNARHGSALTTIGKVQVKNQKYELDFESLDPNLPTSISKYSKSYIRHLFKAEEILGMRILTIQNLAYLKHLMAEIRQAIKEDRLLDFKKEFYAKTNYPQVKY
- the ftsZ gene encoding cell division protein FtsZ, which produces MVFGMSDEFNQKPVIKVIGVGGGGNSAINRMIENDVKGVSYVAMNTDAQVLKVSRADERIQLGKRLTRGLGAGAKPEVGRQAALESESEIREVLSNTDMVFITAGMGGGTGTGAAPIVAKIAKEMGILTIGIVTKPFKFEGPLRMQHAIMGLEELKPNVDTLIVIPNERLFTIADHTMQLLDAFRESDKILRQGVQGIAEIIAVPGMINVDFADVRTVMENKGTALMGIGIASGENRAIEAARKAIHSSLLEITIDGATDAIVNITTGPNVLLFEIEEALTEVRNATEYDLNIIYGHTVNVDLDDEMIVTIIATGYELRAKENTVEDLVGSLFRKNTTEQVKITKDGLETVKDLDEQSKTKEAKERTLPIWLTKK
- a CDS encoding ABC transporter ATP-binding protein/permease is translated as MIKVTQLDKTFNKGSRNSIHVLNNVSMEFPEKGLVVLLGASGSGKTTLLNVIGGLDKVDRGTIQFYEHQIKGYKPGIWDKIRTQDIGYIFQNYYLMNDLSVFDNVAFVLKMIGITDKEAIEERVNYILNQVGMYRFRKKKATQLSGGQQQRVAIARALVKNPKVIIADEPTGNLDSKNTLEIMNIIKQISLTKLVVLVTHEKEIADFYGDRIIEIKDGQVVNERYNDNQSDHDFKNENIIYLKDLNEISEVKNDVLDAKVYTDQDDRTPISVKLIIKNKTLYLDVNSEINKIQLIDKDSHIQLKDEKFQKQTREQMMETTFDLGKLDHSDVAKSKSYTISTKTSFWIAFKRVLQFGAKGKLMLLIFGIVGALVANSFLNIYTILNYDYQRFISQDEKVLAINMLNSEGIPVNLQDRYDDIMEVIGDNTNYFILPELKTSYSLEILLPGSRNKAIYNSMIPEYHFVVDDSEIIYGRRPENSNEIMVSSGFYSTGDAFSDTNFKDIGIWSIEQLLGEIIINSYNHFETGLEFEIVGITNSVYRGIYAFDHVALNDLTDSPLLDRNITKEDYEKSIIFNNNVRIVIYGDNPLEIESNLREKGYDITLTSRQAMIDNQNQIEIELSTNIITAGFLVAGSLLIFYFVMRSSMLSRIYEIAVYRALGVKRREVVGSFTVEIVMITTISSFLGFVLMMIIMSQFNNTPLSAIATFEVDFMVFILGALFIYLSNLIIGIMPMLMLLRKTPAQIISSYDM